A window from Erythrobacter sp. YJ-T3-07 encodes these proteins:
- a CDS encoding SURF1 family protein produces MNYLQRLPLIPTIIVALAIAVMIALGFWQLGRADEKAELLARYAVAGDNQELVAWPGEDKEALKQRLYRRSKVVCARVTELSAVAGTNARGSHGWAQIAECELKGEGSARIALGWTRVPEGPLWNGGEVTGIVAPGPRLVADPPRAGLLPLQKPDPSELPNNHMAYAWQWFLFAMTALVIYGLAVRKRLLGQDAGRGDNAGE; encoded by the coding sequence ATGAATTATCTGCAACGCTTGCCACTTATCCCCACGATCATCGTGGCTCTCGCCATTGCGGTGATGATCGCGCTCGGCTTCTGGCAACTGGGGCGGGCGGATGAGAAGGCAGAGCTGCTGGCGCGCTACGCGGTGGCTGGCGACAATCAGGAACTGGTCGCGTGGCCGGGCGAGGACAAGGAGGCGCTCAAGCAGCGGCTCTATCGTCGCAGCAAGGTCGTGTGCGCGCGGGTTACCGAACTCTCTGCGGTGGCGGGCACCAACGCGCGGGGATCGCATGGCTGGGCGCAGATCGCCGAGTGTGAGCTCAAGGGAGAGGGCTCGGCGCGGATAGCGCTGGGCTGGACCCGGGTGCCCGAAGGCCCGCTGTGGAACGGCGGTGAGGTGACGGGTATCGTTGCGCCGGGGCCGCGTCTGGTCGCCGACCCGCCGCGCGCTGGCCTGCTGCCGTTGCAGAAGCCCGATCCTTCGGAATTGCCCAATAACCACATGGCCTATGCCTGGCAGTGGTTCCTGTTCGCGATGACCGCGCTGGTGATCTACGGGCTTGCGGTGAGGAAGCGCCTGCTGGGGCAGGATGCGGGCCGCGGCGATAACGCGGGGGAATAG
- a CDS encoding cytochrome c oxidase subunit 3, with protein sequence MAGAKNHDYHILAPDIWPFVGALSALTFTTGMVFYMHNDVLTGWQVILGLGIAGLIATFWGWFSKIVNEAQAGDHTPVVQLHMRYGMILFILSEVMFFVGWFWSFFDFALFPAPLQMVAEGTWQNVIGQDGAAAFAKFPADGIHVIDPFDLPLINTLILLCSGTTVTWAHHSLISGDRDGLKLGLWATIGLGILFTAIQAYEYMHAPFGFGGVNYTSAFYMATGFHGFHVIVGTIFLIVCLRRAYLGHFTPRQHFGFEAAAWYWHFVDVVWLFLFISVYVWGGWGAEVH encoded by the coding sequence ATGGCCGGCGCCAAGAACCACGATTATCACATTCTCGCCCCCGACATCTGGCCGTTCGTCGGCGCGCTGTCGGCGCTCACCTTCACCACCGGCATGGTGTTCTACATGCACAATGATGTGCTGACGGGCTGGCAGGTGATTCTGGGGCTTGGCATCGCAGGCCTGATTGCGACCTTCTGGGGCTGGTTCTCGAAGATCGTCAACGAAGCGCAGGCGGGTGACCACACCCCGGTGGTGCAGCTGCACATGCGCTACGGCATGATCCTGTTCATCCTTTCCGAAGTGATGTTCTTCGTCGGGTGGTTCTGGAGCTTCTTCGACTTCGCACTGTTCCCCGCGCCGTTGCAGATGGTTGCCGAGGGGACATGGCAGAATGTGATCGGGCAGGATGGCGCAGCCGCCTTCGCCAAGTTCCCGGCCGACGGCATTCACGTCATCGACCCGTTCGACCTGCCGCTGATCAACACGCTGATCCTGCTGTGCTCGGGCACTACGGTCACCTGGGCGCACCACTCGCTGATCAGTGGCGATCGTGACGGGCTCAAGCTGGGCCTGTGGGCGACGATCGGCCTCGGCATCCTGTTCACTGCGATCCAGGCGTATGAATACATGCACGCGCCGTTCGGCTTCGGCGGTGTGAACTATACCAGCGCCTTCTACATGGCGACCGGCTTCCACGGCTTCCACGTGATCGTCGGCACGATCTTCCTGATCGTCTGCCTGCGTCGCGCTTATCTCGGCCACTTCACCCCGCGCCAGCACTTCGGTTTCGAAGCTGCGGCATGGTACTGGCACTTCGTCGACGTGGTGTGGCTGTTCCTGTTCATCTCCGTTTACGTCTGGGGTGGCTGGGGCGCCGAAGTCCACTGA
- a CDS encoding cytochrome c oxidase assembly protein, with the protein MSSASASSLDRRNLRIAVLAFLAAAGMVGLGFASVPLYRMFCQVTGFGGTTQVANESDAAIAERLASSAGTPPISIRFDANTASGMPWTFKPVHTSDSVQIGVRDLAFFTAKNNSSVPITGTATFNVEPEQAAPYFNKIQCFCFTEQTLQPGEEVRMPVLFYVDPAALDDPNMEGVEQITLSYTFHRKPPEDS; encoded by the coding sequence ATGTCGAGCGCGTCCGCCTCCAGTCTCGACCGTCGCAACCTGCGCATTGCGGTTCTCGCCTTTCTGGCGGCCGCCGGGATGGTTGGCCTCGGCTTTGCGTCGGTGCCGCTGTACCGGATGTTCTGCCAGGTGACCGGCTTCGGCGGGACCACCCAGGTGGCGAACGAGAGCGATGCCGCGATTGCCGAACGCCTCGCGTCGAGCGCGGGCACGCCGCCGATCTCGATCCGCTTCGATGCGAATACCGCGAGCGGGATGCCGTGGACCTTCAAGCCGGTGCATACCAGCGATTCGGTGCAGATCGGCGTGCGCGACCTCGCCTTCTTCACCGCGAAGAACAATTCTTCCGTGCCGATCACCGGGACCGCGACCTTCAATGTCGAGCCCGAGCAGGCGGCACCCTATTTCAACAAGATCCAGTGTTTCTGCTTTACCGAGCAGACCCTGCAGCCGGGTGAGGAGGTGCGGATGCCCGTGCTCTTCTACGTCGATCCGGCTGCGCTCGACGATCCCAACATGGAAGGGGTCGAACAGATTACCCTGAGCTACACCTTCCACCGCAAACCGCCTGAAGACAGCTGA
- a CDS encoding heme o synthase: MTTTTTLITPTAATPMSSHWRDFLALTKPGVVRLVVFTGLCGLLAAPGHINPVLGFTAILCIALAAGGAAAFNQWYESELDARMKRTAKRPIPAGRVSRNDARDFASVLCGASVLVMGLAIGWLAAAILAVSIFYYVVVYTMWLKSRTPQNIVIGGGAGAFPPLIGWVAVTGDVTLTPVLLFAIIFFWTPPHFWALAMFVKSDYAQAGVPMMPVVHGEVATRRQILAYALFMVPLAAAPWYLGTAGVVYGAASLALTGFFAALAVPVGLRRSVDGDTMKPEKRLFAYSILYLFALFGVLVIDRVLQNAGILAGGLA; the protein is encoded by the coding sequence ATGACGACCACGACGACCCTTATCACGCCGACCGCAGCGACGCCGATGTCGAGCCATTGGCGCGACTTCCTCGCGCTGACCAAGCCGGGCGTCGTTCGACTCGTGGTCTTCACCGGCCTGTGCGGGCTGCTGGCCGCGCCGGGCCATATCAATCCGGTGCTCGGCTTCACTGCGATCCTGTGCATCGCGCTTGCCGCAGGCGGCGCTGCCGCGTTCAACCAGTGGTACGAATCCGAGCTTGACGCGCGGATGAAGCGCACCGCCAAGCGCCCGATCCCCGCCGGTCGGGTCAGCAGGAACGACGCGCGCGACTTCGCCAGCGTACTGTGCGGCGCATCTGTGCTGGTGATGGGGCTTGCGATCGGCTGGCTCGCCGCCGCGATCCTCGCCGTCTCCATTTTCTACTACGTCGTCGTCTACACGATGTGGCTCAAGTCGCGCACGCCGCAGAACATTGTCATCGGTGGCGGCGCGGGCGCATTCCCGCCGCTGATCGGCTGGGTCGCGGTGACAGGCGACGTCACGCTGACGCCGGTGTTGCTGTTCGCGATCATCTTCTTCTGGACCCCGCCGCACTTCTGGGCGCTCGCGATGTTCGTGAAGAGCGATTATGCGCAGGCCGGCGTGCCGATGATGCCGGTGGTCCATGGCGAGGTGGCGACGCGCCGCCAGATCCTGGCCTATGCGCTGTTCATGGTCCCGCTCGCCGCCGCGCCCTGGTATCTGGGCACGGCAGGCGTGGTCTACGGCGCTGCCTCGCTGGCGCTGACCGGCTTCTTCGCGGCACTCGCAGTGCCCGTGGGCCTGCGCCGCTCTGTCGACGGCGACACGATGAAGCCCGAAAAGCGGCTGTTCGCCTATTCGATCCTCTATCTTTTCGCGCTGTTCGGTGTGCTGGTGATCGACCGCGTGCTGCAGAACGCAGGTATTCTTGCAGGAGGTCTCGCATGA
- the ctaD gene encoding cytochrome c oxidase subunit I, whose product MATTADTFQAHTDEHHHDADHKPGFFARWFMSTNHKDIGTLYLIFAIIAGLIGGAISGIMRAELAAPGIQVLNVVAPWLGADPAQLDQTLHLWNVFITAHGLIMVFFMVMPAMIGGFGNWFVPLMIGAPDMAFPRMNNVSFWLTVAGFFSLLFSMFVPGGIGPGAGTGWTVYAPLSTSGSVGPAVDFAIFSLHLAGAGSILGATNFITTIFNMRAPGMTLHKMPLFVWSVLVTAFLLLLSLPVLAAAITMLITDRNFGTTFFDPSGGGDPVLYQHLFWFFGHPEVYIMILPGFGMISQIVATFSRKPVFGYLGMAYAMVAIGVVGFIVWAHHMYTVGLDVNTKMYFTAATMVIAVPTGVKIFSWIATMWGGSIEFKSPMVWAMGFIFLFTVGGVTGVVLANGGIDDNLHDTYYVVAHFHYVLSMGAVFSIFAGFYYWFPKMSGRWHSELLAHIHFWVFFVGVNLVFFPMHFLGVNGMPRRIPDYPGQFEFWNHISTLGYGIVAISVLIFFANLVYAFVAGKKAEANYWGPGATTLEWTLSSPPPFHQFETLPVIEDHHDYHNHLPGEGNPAHA is encoded by the coding sequence ATGGCTACCACTGCTGACACCTTCCAGGCCCATACGGACGAGCATCATCACGATGCCGACCACAAGCCGGGCTTCTTTGCCCGGTGGTTCATGTCGACGAACCACAAGGATATCGGCACGCTCTACCTGATCTTCGCGATCATCGCGGGCTTGATCGGCGGCGCGATCTCCGGGATCATGCGGGCCGAGCTCGCCGCGCCTGGCATCCAGGTGCTCAACGTGGTTGCGCCCTGGCTCGGTGCCGATCCCGCGCAACTCGACCAGACGCTCCACCTGTGGAACGTGTTCATCACCGCGCACGGCCTGATCATGGTCTTCTTCATGGTAATGCCAGCGATGATCGGTGGCTTCGGCAACTGGTTCGTGCCGCTGATGATCGGCGCGCCGGACATGGCCTTCCCACGGATGAATAACGTGTCGTTCTGGCTGACCGTGGCGGGCTTCTTCTCGCTGCTGTTCTCGATGTTCGTCCCTGGCGGCATCGGGCCGGGCGCGGGTACCGGCTGGACGGTCTATGCGCCGCTTTCGACCAGCGGTTCGGTCGGCCCGGCGGTCGACTTCGCGATCTTCTCTCTCCACCTTGCGGGCGCAGGCTCGATCCTGGGTGCGACCAACTTCATCACCACCATCTTCAACATGCGCGCGCCGGGCATGACCCTGCACAAGATGCCATTGTTCGTGTGGTCGGTGCTGGTCACCGCCTTCCTGCTGCTGCTGTCGCTGCCGGTTCTCGCCGCGGCGATCACCATGCTGATAACCGACCGTAACTTCGGCACCACCTTCTTCGATCCGTCGGGCGGTGGCGATCCGGTCCTGTACCAGCACCTGTTCTGGTTCTTCGGCCACCCCGAAGTGTACATCATGATTCTGCCGGGCTTCGGCATGATCAGCCAGATCGTGGCGACCTTCAGCCGCAAGCCGGTGTTCGGCTACCTCGGCATGGCCTACGCCATGGTCGCGATCGGCGTGGTCGGCTTCATCGTGTGGGCGCACCACATGTATACCGTCGGCCTCGACGTGAACACGAAGATGTACTTCACCGCTGCGACCATGGTCATCGCGGTGCCCACCGGCGTGAAGATTTTCAGCTGGATCGCCACGATGTGGGGCGGTTCGATCGAGTTCAAATCGCCGATGGTCTGGGCGATGGGCTTCATCTTCCTGTTCACCGTGGGCGGTGTGACCGGCGTCGTGCTCGCCAACGGCGGCATCGACGACAACCTGCACGACACCTATTACGTCGTCGCGCACTTCCACTACGTGCTCTCGATGGGTGCGGTCTTCTCGATCTTCGCGGGCTTCTACTACTGGTTCCCGAAGATGAGCGGCCGCTGGCACTCCGAACTGCTGGCCCACATCCACTTCTGGGTGTTCTTCGTCGGCGTGAACCTGGTGTTCTTCCCGATGCACTTCCTCGGCGTGAACGGGATGCCCCGCCGCATTCCCGACTACCCGGGCCAGTTCGAGTTCTGGAACCACATCTCGACGCTCGGCTACGGCATCGTCGCGATCTCGGTCCTGATCTTCTTCGCCAACCTCGTCTACGCCTTCGTGGCGGGCAAGAAGGCCGAGGCGAACTACTGGGGTCCGGGTGCGACCACGCTGGAATGGACCCTGTCCAGCCCGCCGCCGTTCCACCAGTTCGAAACGCTGCCGGTGATCGAGGACCACCACGATTACCACAACCACCTGCCGGGCGAAGGCAACCCGGCGCACGCGTAA
- the coxB gene encoding cytochrome c oxidase subunit II codes for MSIAAAYRDIRRFLIAVLAVAGLGLAAQAAIAAAPDTGAPAAATQTEAAAADTATTADQAASEGDAAADSEGGYEHLGPEWIKGQPTAFEDNALKSMSFQDQYTDDGQFALGMNNYILVPVIVFISAFVFFLLLVVVVRYRRREGREPSRTTHNTLIEVIWTLVPVLILVVIAVPSITLLARQYKTAPADAITIKATGYQWYWGYTYPDQGGFEVISNMLPKEEALSRGEPAQLAVDNRMVVPVGVPLRIQTFGADVIHSFSVPSLWFKVDAVPGRLNERVLTIQEPGIYYGQCSELCGARHGYMPIAIEAVPMDKWRQWVLSKGGTFEEEGADAAEAPATQAPASATEEGDAEAADPAEAGEAAPAETAA; via the coding sequence ATGTCAATTGCCGCCGCCTATCGCGATATCCGCCGTTTCCTGATTGCAGTTCTTGCTGTTGCCGGCCTTGGCCTTGCCGCTCAGGCTGCCATTGCCGCCGCGCCCGACACGGGTGCGCCGGCTGCTGCGACGCAGACCGAGGCCGCTGCTGCCGATACCGCGACGACCGCGGATCAGGCTGCGAGCGAGGGCGATGCCGCCGCCGATAGCGAAGGCGGTTACGAACATCTCGGCCCCGAATGGATCAAGGGCCAGCCGACCGCGTTCGAAGACAACGCGCTCAAGTCGATGAGCTTCCAGGACCAGTATACCGACGATGGCCAGTTCGCGCTGGGGATGAACAATTACATCCTCGTGCCGGTGATCGTGTTCATCAGCGCCTTCGTGTTCTTCCTGCTGCTGGTGGTGGTGGTCCGCTATCGCCGCCGTGAGGGTCGCGAGCCTTCGCGCACCACGCACAACACGCTGATCGAAGTGATCTGGACGCTGGTTCCGGTGCTGATCCTGGTGGTCATCGCGGTCCCCTCGATCACGCTGCTCGCGCGCCAGTACAAGACCGCGCCGGCCGATGCGATCACCATCAAGGCGACCGGCTATCAGTGGTACTGGGGTTACACCTATCCCGACCAGGGCGGGTTCGAGGTGATCTCGAACATGCTGCCCAAGGAAGAGGCGCTGTCGCGCGGCGAACCGGCGCAGCTTGCTGTGGATAACCGCATGGTCGTGCCGGTCGGCGTGCCGCTGCGCATCCAGACCTTCGGCGCGGACGTGATCCACTCGTTCTCCGTCCCGAGCCTGTGGTTCAAGGTCGACGCCGTCCCGGGTCGCCTGAACGAGCGTGTGCTGACCATTCAGGAGCCGGGTATCTATTACGGCCAGTGTTCCGAACTGTGCGGCGCGCGCCACGGCTACATGCCGATCGCGATCGAAGCAGTCCCGATGGACAAGTGGCGCCAGTGGGTGCTTTCCAAGGGCGGTACTTTCGAGGAAGAGGGTGCCGACGCGGCTGAAGCACCGGCGACCCAGGCTCCGGCCAGTGCTACGGAAGAGGGCGATGCCGAAGCCGCCGATCCGGCCGAAGCGGGCGAGGCTGCTCCTGCCGAGACGGCGGCCTGA
- the pyrE gene encoding orotate phosphoribosyltransferase translates to MTDEEIIGELRGCDALLEGHFLLSSGRHSAHYLQCARVLMDPERASRLAFALCQKIPRDIRSQIDVVVSPAMGGLIIGHEMGRALGKNAMFLERPEGTFELRRGFALEKGARVLMVEDVVTTGKSSVEAIEAVKREGGEVIAEAALVDRSSGEADMGVPFFPLIQLSFPTYPEGEVPESLKAVPVTKPGSRKA, encoded by the coding sequence ATGACGGATGAAGAGATCATCGGTGAACTGCGGGGTTGCGACGCCCTGCTCGAAGGACATTTCCTTCTGAGTTCGGGCCGCCACTCGGCCCATTACCTGCAATGCGCGCGGGTGTTGATGGACCCTGAACGCGCCAGCCGATTGGCCTTTGCGCTGTGCCAGAAGATCCCGCGCGACATCCGCAGCCAGATCGACGTGGTCGTCAGCCCGGCGATGGGCGGCCTTATCATAGGGCACGAAATGGGCCGCGCGCTGGGCAAGAACGCCATGTTCCTCGAACGCCCCGAAGGCACTTTCGAACTGCGCCGCGGCTTTGCGCTGGAAAAAGGCGCGCGGGTGCTGATGGTGGAAGACGTGGTCACCACCGGCAAATCGAGCGTGGAGGCGATCGAGGCCGTGAAGCGCGAGGGCGGCGAGGTGATCGCCGAGGCCGCGCTGGTCGATCGCTCGTCCGGCGAGGCGGACATGGGCGTGCCGTTCTTCCCGCTGATCCAGCTTTCCTTCCCGACCTATCCGGAAGGGGAGGTGCCCGAGAGCCTGAAGGCAGTGCCCGTCACCAAGCCGGGGAGCCGCAAGGCTTGA
- a CDS encoding serine hydrolase, translated as MILRAALGALALVAATGCASPDLRETPPTPDAPAASEPFAQALYKSGFTGEAVVSRRPGDLSSVSIGRAARDDADNPERWPWASVTKQVLAVLAMQQVEAGTLDLDAPADRYLPELASKVPSPTIRQLLQHRSGLANPDDSPPDATGFPSFYSEGPTGLDWCLADRTAPSDQWRYNNCDYIVLGAILENVTRKPIEVLLEKRIATPSGWRDTGLLRAGSGRNFAGRDPVYTTRIARYGTSAALVGPLADMLRFDRALMAGKLIGPEARAAMWQGDPQLGYMALGQWVFDAPLEGCNAPVRIVERRGAIGKYQVRNIILPQRDIALALATADGEFDFGEIWTGSGALHDALAALACNAIASPATPR; from the coding sequence TTGATCCTGCGCGCAGCCCTTGGCGCGCTCGCCCTGGTGGCCGCCACGGGCTGCGCGAGCCCTGACCTGCGCGAAACGCCACCGACACCCGACGCACCCGCGGCGTCGGAGCCTTTTGCGCAGGCTCTATACAAGAGCGGCTTTACCGGCGAAGCGGTGGTGAGCCGGAGGCCGGGCGACCTTTCCTCGGTCTCGATCGGGCGCGCTGCCCGGGACGATGCGGATAACCCGGAGAGGTGGCCGTGGGCATCGGTGACCAAGCAGGTGCTGGCGGTACTGGCGATGCAGCAGGTCGAAGCCGGGACGCTCGATCTCGATGCTCCGGCGGATCGCTATCTGCCCGAGCTCGCCTCCAAGGTGCCCTCCCCTACGATCCGCCAGCTGCTCCAGCACCGATCAGGCCTTGCCAATCCCGACGACAGCCCGCCGGACGCAACCGGCTTCCCGTCGTTCTACTCCGAAGGGCCGACCGGGCTCGACTGGTGTCTGGCCGATCGAACAGCGCCGAGCGATCAATGGCGCTACAACAACTGTGACTACATCGTGCTGGGCGCGATCCTCGAAAACGTGACGCGCAAACCTATCGAGGTGCTGCTGGAGAAGCGGATCGCCACGCCCTCTGGCTGGCGCGATACCGGGCTGCTTCGCGCAGGCAGCGGGCGCAACTTTGCCGGGCGTGACCCAGTCTACACCACCCGCATCGCCCGCTACGGCACCTCCGCCGCGCTGGTCGGCCCGCTGGCAGACATGCTGCGCTTCGACCGCGCGCTGATGGCGGGCAAACTGATCGGCCCGGAGGCCCGCGCCGCGATGTGGCAGGGCGATCCGCAGCTGGGATATATGGCGCTTGGCCAGTGGGTGTTCGATGCCCCGCTCGAAGGCTGCAACGCCCCGGTCCGCATCGTCGAGCGGCGCGGCGCGATCGGCAAGTATCAGGTGCGCAACATCATCTTGCCCCAGCGCGACATCGCGCTGGCACTGGCGACGGCAGACGGCGAGTTCGATTTCGGCGAGATATGGACCGGCTCGGGCGCGTTGCACGATGCACTTGCAGCACTCGCCTGCAACGCAATTGCGAGCCCGGCGACACCCCGCTAG
- a CDS encoding pyridoxine 5'-phosphate synthase gives MMSTRPQKLRLGVNIDHVATIRNARGGDHPDPVRAAQIVAAVGGDGITAHLREDRRHIRDDDLKRIQDATDLPLNLEMAATEEMLAIALRHQPHAACIVPEKREERTTEGGLDAAGLHNQLAPIVSQLTDAGIRVSLFIEAHPAQLEAAMRLGAPVVEFHTGEYAHATGEQRSVELRRIADMAALAVKNGIEPHAGHGLTFDNVQPIAAIPQIAELNIGHYLIGEAIFTGLEPAIRRMRELMDEAR, from the coding sequence ATGATGAGCACCCGCCCCCAAAAACTCCGCCTGGGCGTCAATATCGATCACGTCGCGACCATCCGTAACGCGCGTGGCGGCGACCATCCCGATCCCGTACGCGCGGCGCAAATCGTCGCGGCCGTGGGCGGCGATGGCATTACCGCGCACCTGCGCGAAGACCGTCGCCATATTCGCGACGACGATCTGAAGCGCATTCAGGATGCGACCGACCTGCCGCTCAACCTCGAAATGGCGGCGACCGAGGAAATGCTGGCGATCGCGCTGCGCCACCAGCCGCACGCCGCCTGCATCGTCCCCGAAAAGCGCGAGGAGCGCACGACCGAGGGCGGGCTGGACGCGGCGGGCCTGCACAACCAGCTCGCGCCGATCGTGTCGCAACTGACCGACGCGGGCATCCGCGTCTCGCTGTTCATCGAAGCCCATCCTGCACAGCTCGAAGCGGCAATGCGCCTCGGCGCGCCGGTCGTAGAGTTCCACACCGGCGAATATGCGCATGCAACGGGCGAGCAGCGCTCGGTTGAGCTGAGGCGGATTGCGGACATGGCGGCACTGGCGGTGAAGAACGGGATCGAACCCCACGCAGGCCACGGCCTGACCTTCGACAATGTCCAGCCCATCGCCGCCATTCCGCAGATCGCAGAGCTCAATATCGGCCATTACCTGATCGGCGAGGCGATCTTCACCGGCCTCGAACCGGCGATCCGCCGGATGCGCGAACTGATGGACGAAGCGCGGTGA
- a CDS encoding pyridoxal phosphate biosynthetic protein, with amino-acid sequence MSAPAQITRGQRFWPIAGAIPFLLSIFLLGVSLNSGALTVFAVVWPLLQVGGYTMTLRLAKGDTSHDLVKTQVILHYVALILLAVLLVRAT; translated from the coding sequence GTGAGTGCGCCTGCACAGATCACCCGTGGCCAGCGCTTCTGGCCGATCGCAGGGGCCATTCCCTTTCTTCTCAGCATATTCCTGCTGGGCGTCTCGCTCAACTCGGGCGCGCTGACCGTCTTCGCCGTCGTCTGGCCCCTGCTGCAAGTCGGCGGCTACACCATGACCTTGCGTCTGGCGAAGGGCGACACCTCACATGATCTCGTCAAGACGCAGGTCATCCTGCATTATGTCGCCCTGATCCTGCTCGCCGTCCTGCTGGTGCGCGCAACATGA
- the acpS gene encoding holo-ACP synthase, which translates to MIIGFGSDLCNIERIQNSLDRYGERFENRVFTEKERAKARRRPFTIAGTYAKRFAAKEAFSKAVGTGFRQGVFMKDIGVVNAPSGAPTLELAHGAAEALAKITPAGHVARVHLTLTDDHPWAQALVMIEALPE; encoded by the coding sequence ATGATCATCGGTTTCGGATCGGACCTGTGCAATATCGAGCGGATCCAGAACTCGCTCGATCGCTATGGCGAGCGGTTCGAGAACCGCGTTTTCACCGAAAAGGAACGCGCCAAGGCGCGGCGGCGCCCATTCACAATCGCGGGCACCTACGCCAAGCGGTTCGCCGCCAAGGAGGCATTCTCCAAGGCGGTGGGCACCGGATTTCGCCAGGGCGTGTTCATGAAGGACATCGGCGTGGTTAACGCACCCTCGGGCGCGCCCACTCTCGAACTGGCACATGGCGCTGCCGAGGCGCTTGCGAAAATAACCCCGGCGGGCCATGTGGCACGCGTTCACCTGACCCTCACGGACGATCATCCATGGGCACAGGCTCTGGTGATGATCGAGGCCCTTCCCGAATGA
- the lepB gene encoding signal peptidase I produces MSNLTSMSKKDTAPKSGEDEKVNWFAEFRGLALMLLAVLAFHSFVAKPFFIPSTSMMPNLLVGDQLIVSRYPYGYNWSSVTFHMLPRGNWRIFGGTPEYGDIVIPTHPQRSEDYIKRVVALPGDRIAVKNGQIILNGKPVPQKVEPAMLLPIDLNSPCQGPGFTTVTGPDGTRKCRVPVERETMPNGASYLIIDALPDQPLDNYPEIQVPDDAVFVMGDNRDASADSRASIANQGLGGPVPLANIGGRAEFITYSLDGSASWNPFTWFGAMRGDRAFTTLRPTKSDDAAKAVEDTGKGV; encoded by the coding sequence ATGAGCAACCTGACCAGCATGAGCAAAAAAGACACCGCACCCAAATCCGGCGAGGACGAGAAGGTCAACTGGTTCGCCGAATTCCGCGGGCTGGCGCTGATGCTGCTCGCGGTACTGGCGTTTCACAGCTTCGTCGCGAAGCCGTTCTTCATCCCCTCGACCAGCATGATGCCCAACCTGCTGGTGGGCGACCAGCTGATCGTCAGCCGCTATCCTTACGGCTATAACTGGTCTTCGGTGACCTTCCACATGCTGCCGCGCGGCAACTGGCGCATTTTCGGCGGGACGCCGGAATATGGCGACATCGTCATCCCGACCCATCCGCAGCGCAGCGAAGACTACATCAAGCGCGTGGTCGCGCTGCCGGGTGACCGGATCGCGGTGAAGAACGGGCAGATCATCCTCAATGGCAAGCCTGTGCCGCAGAAGGTCGAGCCTGCGATGCTGCTGCCGATCGATCTCAATTCGCCCTGCCAGGGCCCCGGCTTCACCACCGTCACCGGCCCCGACGGCACCCGCAAGTGCCGCGTTCCGGTCGAACGCGAGACGATGCCCAACGGTGCGAGCTACCTGATCATCGACGCGCTGCCCGACCAGCCGCTCGACAATTACCCTGAGATTCAGGTGCCCGACGATGCGGTGTTCGTGATGGGCGACAACCGCGATGCCTCGGCCGACAGCCGCGCCTCGATCGCCAATCAGGGCCTGGGTGGACCCGTCCCGCTCGCCAATATCGGCGGCCGCGCGGAGTTCATCACCTATTCGCTGGACGGTTCGGCAAGCTGGAATCCGTTCACCTGGTTCGGCGCGATGCGCGGCGACCGGGCGTTCACCACGCTGCGCCCGACCAAGTCAGATGACGCCGCCAAGGCCGTCGAAGACACCGGCAAGGGCGTCTGA